A genomic window from Methanobrevibacter sp. TLL-48-HuF1 includes:
- a CDS encoding transglutaminase family protein: MNFKYVIVLFILVLVSSVSFVSATDSSFSEIDNANFKSNQSLYEDLEVQDTNKIENNFDLKKVNSDFIEDTSNITEEYNINIKNITIGNGTNNTNIFKTVIKGDDISITNSNNLPITIKTYTTTIYQTEQLNLYLLTSSGRVILNNQPITITLNGVSYTKYFDENGIASININLLARSTPYSVNCYFSGYGNFLSSSLSFNMKVIQKSVNLYYLTNVVNKGVSDEGFRVKLIDQFKVPVGNKVVKIKINGVTYSKNSNSQGIANLNINLNPGIYSVDYWYDNEEKGYSSLAKQTVSLTVKNDGNNLIKTTISRLNYTIQESGEISIKLSDVNGNPISNKNIKLFLDNYNLISSTTNNEGIAYFNLFGTSFLNTVITFVFEGDSVYRATGVADTYIGIEKSTSNKYSSSDSNGGSNIPLYYYKTYYNVYDNYTSAYIQKLASTLTASCNDDLEKTMAIHHYVYMINYENYGNHKYGGKESLLRYAGNCLDKTSAFVTLLRAVNIPVRYVLGDNFPSSTEGHAWAQVCFDNTWIVSEVTNTLLFGDWEHGASYSNKQYGVIVS; this comes from the coding sequence ATGAATTTTAAGTATGTCATTGTATTATTTATTTTAGTTTTAGTTAGTTCTGTATCTTTTGTATCAGCTACAGATTCATCATTTTCTGAAATAGATAATGCTAATTTTAAAAGTAATCAGAGTTTATATGAAGATTTAGAAGTACAGGACACTAATAAAATAGAAAATAATTTTGATTTAAAAAAGGTTAATTCTGATTTTATTGAAGATACTAGCAATATAACTGAAGAGTATAATATCAATATTAAAAATATTACTATTGGAAATGGAACTAATAATACAAATATTTTTAAAACAGTAATTAAAGGAGATGATATATCTATAACAAATTCAAATAATCTTCCAATTACTATTAAAACATACACTACAACTATTTATCAAACAGAACAGCTTAATTTGTATCTTTTAACATCAAGTGGAAGAGTGATATTAAATAATCAACCAATAACTATCACTTTAAATGGTGTTTCATATACTAAATATTTTGATGAAAACGGAATTGCTTCTATAAATATAAATTTATTGGCACGTTCAACACCGTATTCAGTTAACTGCTATTTTTCAGGCTATGGTAATTTTTTATCATCTTCATTATCCTTTAATATGAAAGTTATACAAAAAAGTGTTAATTTATATTATTTAACAAATGTGGTTAATAAAGGTGTTAGTGACGAAGGATTTAGGGTAAAACTAATTGATCAATTTAAAGTCCCAGTCGGAAATAAAGTAGTTAAAATTAAAATAAATGGTGTTACTTATTCAAAAAATTCTAATAGCCAGGGCATTGCAAATTTAAATATTAATCTTAATCCTGGAATATATAGTGTTGATTATTGGTATGATAATGAAGAAAAAGGATATAGTTCTTTAGCTAAGCAAACAGTGAGTTTAACGGTAAAAAATGATGGTAATAATTTAATTAAAACAACAATTTCACGTTTAAATTATACAATTCAAGAATCTGGTGAAATTTCAATTAAACTATCTGATGTAAATGGAAATCCAATTTCAAACAAAAATATAAAATTATTTTTGGATAATTATAATTTAATATCTAGTACTACAAATAATGAAGGTATAGCTTATTTTAACCTATTTGGTACTAGTTTTCTTAATACTGTAATTACTTTTGTTTTTGAGGGAGATTCTGTTTATAGAGCTACAGGAGTTGCTGATACATACATAGGTATTGAAAAAAGTACATCTAATAAATATTCTTCTTCAGATTCAAATGGTGGATCAAACATACCATTATATTATTATAAAACATATTATAATGTATATGATAATTATACTAGTGCATATATTCAAAAATTAGCTAGTACATTAACTGCATCATGTAATGATGATTTAGAAAAAACAATGGCAATTCATCATTATGTGTATATGATAAATTATGAAAATTATGGTAATCATAAATATGGGGGAAAAGAAAGTTTGCTTAGATATGCTGGAAATTGTCTTGATAAAACTTCTGCTTTTGTAACATTATTAAGGGCAGTTAATATTCCTGTTCGTTATGTTTTAGGTGATAATTTTCCTTCATCTACTGAGGGTCATGCATGGGCACAAGTTTGTTTTGATAATACATGGATTGTTTCAGAAGTAACTAATACTCTTTTATTTGGGGATTGGGAACATGGTGCATCATATTCAAATAAACAATATGGTGTAATTGTTTCTTAA